The nucleotide window CCGCTGGTCGCCCTGCTCGCGCCGGAGCACCCCCTCGCCGTGCAGGACGTTATACGCCTCGACGAGCTGCGTGCCGACGGGATCTGGCTGCCCGGGCTGGGGGGTCCCGCGGAATGGCTGTCCTACCTGCGGGAGCTGTGCGAGGAGTTCGGCCTGCCGATCGACGACTCCGGCGTCAGCTACGACCTGCGGCACACCCTCGAGCAGACGCGGTACGGCAAGCGGCGCGTCACCCTGGCCGGCGCCGACATGGAACTGGCGCCCGATCTGAACCTGAAGGTGCTGCCGTTCGAGCCGTCCCCGCTGTTCCCGTGGTCGCTGGTCTGGCGGCGCGGCAAGGCGAGCCCGGCGCTGCGCCGGCTGCTGGCGCTGGCCGGGCGCACCAGCCGTGACGAGGACTGGTGCGCCTACGACCCCGAGCACGCCTGGCTGCCGGCCGGCGACGTCAGCCTCGCCACCGCCGCGAGAACCACGCGCTGAACGCCGCGTCGACGCCGGCCGCGCCCGCCGACCCCGGCGGGAAGTCGTGCGCCATGCCCTCGACCGTCACCAGCTCGCCGCCCACCTTCGCGTGCAGCGCCGCCGCGGGCTCGCGCACGGCGATGTCGTCGTCGGCGCCGGTGACGAGCAGCAGCGGCGCGGTCAGCTCGGCGGCCCGGTCCACGTAGTCGTGGCGCGCGGCGACCGCGCGGGACCGCTCGGTCCACGAGTAGGTCACGCCGAACCGCCGTTCGTTGGCGGCGATCATCGGCGCGAGCTGGACGACCGGGCTGGCCACCGCGGCGGCCGCGATCGCCGCGTCGCCGCGCGCCAGCACCTCCAGCGCCACGATCGCGCCTGCCGAACCGCCGAACACCCCGAGCGGCCCGGTCGCGCCCGGCAGCCGGTCGCGCAGCTCGGCCAGCGCGGCCGGGAACTCGTCCGCGGCCTGCGCCGTCACCGGCTCGAAGATGTTGAGGACGGCGTCCTCGCTCGCCCGCCGGAAGACCTCTTCGGGACCGCCATCGGGCAGCCGCGCCCCGGACAGCGGCAGCCCGAGGTACACCCGCCACGCCTGCAGGCCCGCCATCGGGACGGCCGCCGCCATCGCCTGTTCGCTCGACGGCTCGTCCATCAGGTGCCAGCCCGCCAGCAGCGCGGCCGGTGCGGCCGGGTCCGCCGGCGCCGCAGCCACGAACGGCACGCCCGCCGCGACGCCCTCGATCAGCTCGCTCATCCGTCTCTCCCTTGTCTTCTCGGTGGTCTCCAGCCAACAGCCGGGGAGGGGGACGGGTCCAACAGCCGTTCCGGCGGCCACGACAACCGTTGGTTGTGGTGACCGGCCCCGCCCGCGCGGCCTTTCGGGCAGACCTGTCAGAAGGGGGTGGTCCGTTCGGCCGCCCGAACCGGACGTAAGGTGCATCCCTACGGCGGTGCCCGCACCGCCACGACCTCGTCAGGGTGAACAGCGGGTCACCGGGAAAGGGGCCACGCTCCGGTCGCCGAAATGGGCGATGACATACCGGTGAAACACGGCTGTCACCCATTCGCAGAACGAGCTCCGATACTTAGCATCGCTGCGTGACCAGCGGCGGGCCGTCGGGAAACTTTGTTCGCCTTTTCGTGCAATTCGTGTCGGTTGCGATCGTCACGATGTGGACACAGAGTAGTGAGGCTGCCTGTGCACAAGACGGCCGAGAGGGATATCTTCCTGCCCTAACCTAGCCCCTGTGTCGGGGGCAACGCCTACCGGCGGCTGGTTGGTCATGGGAGGTAGTCGGTGTCAGGAGTGCGTTTTGGACGGGTTCTCGCCCTCGCAGCGGCGACGTCGCTCGCGCTGGCGGGCTGCGCCGGTGGCGGCTCGTCCAGCAACAGCGGTGACGGCAGCACGCTGAAGATCGGGTTCATGGGCGACCTGACCGGTGAGAACTCCGGGATCGTGATCCCGCCCAACAACGGGGCGAAGCTCGCCATCGACGAGTACAACGCCACGAACCCCAAGGTCAAGCTCGAGCTGAAGAACTACGACAGCCAGGGCAAGCCCGACCAGGCGACCTCGCTGATCACCACGGCGATCGGCTCGGACAAGATCACCGCGCTGATCGGCCCGGCCTTCTCCGGCGAGTCGAAGGCCATCGGCGGCCAGCTCGAGCAGAACAAGGTCCCGAGTGTCTCGCCGTCGGCGACGAACCCGGGCCTGGCGAAGAACAACTGGTCGTACTGGCACCGCGTCGTGGCGAACGACGACGACCAGGGTCCCGCCATCGCGAACTTCCTGATCACGGCGAAGTCGCCGAAGAAGGCGTTCGTCATCTCGGACGACCAGGAGTACAGCGTCGGCCTCGCGGACGCGTTCGAGAAGACCTTCAAGGAGAAGGGCGTCACGGTCGAGCGCGACAAGTTCCCGAAGGACGCGCCGGACTACTCCTCGACCGTGCAGAAGGTCAAGGCCGCGAACCCGGACATCATCACCTTCGGTGGCTACTACGCGCAGGGCGGCCCGCTGCTCAAGCAGCTGCGTGACGGCGGTGTGAAGGCCATCTTCGCCACCGGTGACGGTTCGCTCGACCCGCAGCTGGTCTCGGCCGCGGGTGCCCCGGCCGCCGAGGGCGCGGTCATCGGCTGCCCGTGCAACATCCCGGACGCCGGCACCACCGACGAGTTCGCCACCAAGTACAAGGCCAAGTTCAACGTCGCCCCGGCGATCTACGCCACCGAGGGTTACGACGCCGCGACCGCCATCATCAACGCGGTCAAGGCGGGCAACACCACCGGCGAGACGATCAACAACTTCCTGAAGACCGTGGACTTCAAGGGCGTCTCGAAGCAGATCAAGTTCAAGGCGAACGGTGAGCCCGAGACCGCCGCGATCAACGTCTACCAGGTCGTCGGCGGCGTCATCAAGAACCTCGGCGCGTCGACCGAAGCCAAGATCACCGGCTGACGCAACAGGGAACAGCACTGCACGGGAGCGGGGGCTCTGTGATCACCACAGCACCCCCGCTCCCGGCCCATATCCCTGTCCTCGCCCTGTCTCGTAAGGCGCTCACGTCATGTTGCAGACCCTGCAAGACCAGTTCCTCGGCAGCACCATCGGCGGACTGGTTCTCGGCTCCATCTACGCCCTCGTCGCCCTCGGCTACACAATGGTCTACGGCGTCCTGCGGCTGATCAACTTCGCCCACTCCGAAATCTTCATGATCGGGACGATGACGTCCCTGTTCATCCTGGCCAGCATCGCCACCTCCGGCAACATCGTGGTGGGCCTGGGCGCGATGATCCTGCTCCTGCTCGCCCTCATGCTCGCCTCCGCGGTCGTCTCCGGCGGTTCCGCGGTCGTCCTGGAGCAGGTCGCCTACCGGCCGCTGCGCAAGCGCGGCTCGTCGAAGCTCGCGGCCCTGATCTCCGCGATCGGCGCGTCGATCTTCCTGCAGGAGCTCTTCGCCCTGATCATCATCCCCGAGGTGTTCGGCAAGTCGGGCCGCGTCCCGCAGAACGCGCCGCGGTTCGTCGACCGCGACACGCTGTTCCCGGTCGGCAACGCCGTCGTCCGCACCGACCAGGTCCTGGTCTTCATCGGCGCGATCCTCGTCATGGTGGTGCTGGACCAGCTGGTGCGGCGCACCCGCATCGGCCGCGGCATCCGGGCCACCGCCCAGGACCCCGAGGCCGCCGTGCTGATGGGCGTCTCGATCGACCGCATCGTGCGGATCACCTTCCTGCTGGGTGGCGCGATGGCCGGTGTGGCCTCCGCGCTCTACCTGATGGAACTCGAGAACACCGGCTACCGCGTCGGGTTCGTGCTCGGGATCAAGGCGTTCACCGCGGCCGTGCTCGGCGGTATCGGCAACCTGCGCGGCGCGCTCCTCGGCGGCATCGTGCTCGGCCTGGTCGAGAACTGGAGCGCGATCTTCCTCGGCTCCGAGTGGAAGGACGTCACGGCGTTCGTGGTCCTCGTGCTCGTGCTGATGTTCCGTCCCACCGGCATCCTCGGTGAATCCCTCCAGCGAGCTCGCGCATGAAAGGCGACGGTGTGACTACCCAGGAAAACACTCGCCGCTCGTTCCAACCGGTGAACGGCGCGCGGGAGTGGTGGCAGCACGCGCCGATGTGGCAGCGCTACCTCGTCTACATCGCGTTGATCGTGTTCGCGCTGATCCTCCCGGCCCCCTGGATCGGCTCGTTCATGTCGCCCGCCTCGGACTGGACGAGCGTCCTGATCTTCCCGATCGGGACGTACATCCTGCTGGCGATCGGCCTGAACATCGTGGTCGGCCTGGCCGGCATGCTGGACCTCGGGTTCGTGGCGTTCTTCGCGATCGGCGCCTACACGGTGGCGATCTTCGGCACGAAGTTCGGCTGGAACGTCTGGCCCACGATCCTGGTCGGGATCGTGCTCGCGGCGGTGTCGGGTGTCATCCTCGGCGCACCGACCCTGCGGCTGCGCGGTGACTACCTCGCCATCGTGACGCTCGGGTTCGGCGAGATCGTCCGGATCGTCGCGCAGAACACCGACGGCATCGGCGGCGCCCGCGGCATCACCAACATCCCGCACCCGTCGCCGATCTTCGGTATGGAGTTCCTGCTCGACCCGGCGCCGTACTACTACCTGATCCTGGTCGCGATCGTGCTGGTGATCGTGTTCTCGGTGCGGCTGCAGAAGAGCCGCGTCGGGCGCGCGTGGGCCGCGATCCGCGAGGACGAGGACGCCGCCGAGCTGATGGGCGTGCCGACGTTCAAGTTCAAGCTGCTCGCCTTCGCGATCGGCGCGATGATCGGTGGCTTCGCGGGCGGCATCTACGCCAGCAAGGCCGTGTTCATCGCTCCGGACAACTTCCCGTTCATCCTGTCCGCGACGATCCTCGCCGCGGTCGTGCTGGGCGGCGCGGGCAACCTGCCGGGCGTCATCCTCGGCGCCTTCCTGGTGGCCTGGATCCCCGAGCGCCTCCGGTCCGTCGAGTGGCTGAAGCACCTGCTCGGCGACCGGGACCCGGCGGAGTTCCGGATCCTGCTGTTCGGCGCGGTCCTGGTGCTGATGATGGCGCTGCGACCCGAAGGCATCCTGCCGTCACGACAACGAAAAGCCGAGCTGCGGGAAGGCACCGGCGGCATGGGCTCGCTCGGTGGCGAAGTGGCCGGACCGGGCACCGAAGCCCCGGCGGAGGTGGCCAAGTGAGTCCCTTGCTCGAGTTCGACAACATCACGATGCGCTTCGGCGGTGTCACCGCCCTGCGCGAAGTGAACGTCTCCATCAACGAAGGCGAGATCTTCGCCCTGATCGGCCCGAACGGCGCCGGCAAGACCACGGTGTTCAACGTGGTCACCGGCGTCTACCAGCCGACCGAGGGCCAGGTGCGCTTCGACGGCGACCGCATCGACGGGATGAAGCGCTTCCAGGTCACCAAGCGCGGCATCGCCCGGACGTTCCAGAACATCCGGCTGTTCCACAACATGTCGGCGATCGAGAACGTCATGGTGGGCGCGGACGCGCACCACAAGACCGGCGCGATCGGCGCGGTGCTCGGCCTGCCGTGGCACCGCAAGGAGGAGAAGCGCGGCCGCGAGCGGGCGCGTGAGCTGCTCGACTTCGTCGGCATCGGCAAGGTGGAGCACGAGACCGCGAAGAACCTCTCCTACGGCGACCAGCGCCGGCTGGAGATCGCGCGGGCGCTCGCCACCGACCCGAAGCTGCTGCTGCTCGACGAGCCCGCGGCGGGCATGAACCCGGCGGAGAAGAACGCCCTGCAGACCCTGATCCGCAAGATCAGGGACGACGGCCGGACCGTGCTGCTCATCGAACACGACATGGGCCTGGTCATGCACATCAGCGACCGGCTGGCCGTGCTCGACTTCGGGCAGAAGATCGCGGAAGGGCTCCCTCAGGAAGTGCAGACCAACCAGAAGGTGATCGAGGCGTACCTGGGGGTGGCCGAAGATGCTTCTTGACGTCCAGGACATCAACGTCCACTACGGCAAGATCGCGGCCCTCAAGGGCATGAGCATCCAGGTCGACGAGGGCGAGATCGTGTCGCTGATCGGGGCCAACGGCGCTGGCAAGACCACGACGCTCAAGACGATCTCGGGGCTGCGGCCGCTCACCAGCGGCAAGATCCTGTTCAACGGCCAGGACATCTCGAAGACCCCGGGGCACAAGCGCGTGCTGCTCGGGATCGGCCAGTCGCCGGAAGGCCGGGGCGTGTTCCCCGGCATGACGGTGCAGGAGAACCTCCTGATGGGTGCCTACACCCGCAAGGACGACCTCACCGCCGACCTCGACGAGGTCTACGAGCTGTTCCCCCGGCTGAACGAGCGCCGCACGCAGTTCGGCGGCACGATGTCCGGTGGCGAGCAGCAGATGATCGCCATCGGCCGCGCGCTGATGACGAAGCCGAAGGTGCTGCTGCTCGACGAGCCGTCGATGGGCCTGGCGCCGATGCTGATCGCGCAGATCTTCGACATCATCCGCGAGATCAACAAGCGCGGCACGACGGTGCTGCTGGTCGAGCAGAACGCCCAGCAGGCGCTGAAGCTGTCCGACCGCGCGTACGTGCTCGAGACCGGTCAGGTGGTCAAGAGCGCCCGCGGGGCCGACCTGCTGGACGACCCGCAGGTCCGGGCCGCCTACCTCGGTGGCGACCTGGGCGTCTGAGTGTGTTTCAAGGGGGCCCGGCTGCTTTTCGGCCGGGCCCCTTTTTATAGCTTGATGTCGGTGCCGGTCAGGTTCTTCATGTCGGTGATGCTGGGGCCGCCGAAGGCACGGAGGGTGACCGGCTTCCGGTCCTTGGGGATGTCCCAGTAGAGGTCGAACTCGACGCGCACGCCGTGGCCGAGGTCGAACTGGCGAGGCTGGCGCTTGATGATCACGGCCTGCTCTTCCGGCGGGTGCGCGACGCCCTGGTCGTCGACGAGCAGCTGCCGTCCGGTGTCGAACAGGACGCTGGAGGTGCCGGTGTTGGTCACGACGAGCCGCAGCCGCACGAACTGGCCCTTCGCGGCGAACTCGGTGTGACTCCCGGTGATGCTGGGCAGCCCGGCGGCGAGGCCGATCAGGGTGAACTCGGTGTCACCGTTCTTGGCGGGCGGCAGCTTGAGGGCGGTCTCGTCGGGCCGCACCTGCCGCGGCGGCAGCTCGTAGGTGGTGGGCGCCGCGGGAGTGCTGGGCTGGGCCGTTTGGCAGCCTGCAGCGAGTGCGAGGACGACAACGACCGGCAGGAGTCTCACCTGGGTGATTCTGCCCGCCGGCCGCTGCTCCCGGCTAGCTCCCGATGCTCTCGACGACGGCCTCGGCGACGGCCTTCATGGTGGTCCGCCGGTCCATGGCGGTGCGCTGGATCCACCGGAAGGCATCGGGCTCGGTGAGGCCTTGGCGGGACATGAGCAGGCCCTTGGCGCGGTCGATGACCTTCCGCGTCTCGAGCCGGTCGGTGAGCCCGGCAACCTCGGCCTCGAGGGCCTGCAGCTCGGAGAACCGGCTGACGGCGAGCTCGATGGCGGGCACGAGGTCACGCTTCGCGAAGGGCTTGACGAGGTAGGCCATGGTGCCGGCATCCCGCGCGCGTTCGACGAGATCCCGCTGGCTGAAGGCGGTGAGGATGACCACGGGCGCAATCCGGTCACCGGTGATCTTGGCCGCGGCTTCGATGCCGTCGAGCTTGGGCATCTTGACGTCGAGGATCACGAGATCGGGCTTCAGGTCGGTGGCGAGCGAGATGGCCTGTTCGCCATCCCCGGCCTCCCCGACCACTTCATAGCCCTCTTCCCGCAGCATTTCGACGAGGTCGAGCCGGATAAGAGCCTCGTCTTCCGCGACGAGCACCCGACGCTGCGGCACGCTGGCCTCGGTAGCCTGATCGGTCACCGGGGTCCTCCTGAAAGACTCGGCGGGACGGTGGGTCTCGCGGCTGCCCGCGAACCTGAAGCCTACCGGGAACGATCCAGTAGCAGAGATGGCGTTCACCACGTAGTGGCGGGCATGACACTTCCCCGGTGGCGGGCCCCGGAGGCGGGTGGGTGCCGGTGATCCCGTAGAGTCACGACGTCACGCCCCCGTAGCCCAACTGGCAGAGGCAACGGATTCAAAACCCGTCCAGTGTGAGTTCGAATCTCACCGGGGGCACGATCCAGAACCCCACCGGCACGCCCGTCGAGCGTCCCTTGCGGGTTCATCTGGTCGCCAATCCTCTCTGCTGTGCCCGCCACCTCGCTGACGTGATCGGCGGGCAAGGTGATCGTCATTGTCGCATGCTCGCCCTCGTCGTGGACCTGGACGCTGAGCTGAACCACCTCGAAGAGGGTCCTCAGGAGGTCCTCGGGCGCCTTCGCCAGGTTCACCGCCAGGTACGGCAGCGCGTCGAGGATCGAGAGAGCGTCGGCGCTCGGCTTGTCCGGCTCGGCTCCGGCTGAATCGTCGATGGCCGCGAGCTTCGCGGCCAGATCGGCACGTTGGGTTTCGAGGTCGTTGTAGCGCCCCCTGAGGGCCTTGGTAAAGGCGTCGTCGGGGTCTCCGTTCATCGCTTGCTCAAGGACCGACTCTTGCCTCTTGGCCAGGCCGTCCAGGGCCCGGCGAGGTGGTCACGCCACTGCGGCGCCTGGGCTTGACAACCCTCGGTACGTTCGCCGCGCTCGCAGAAAGCGACACCGCCGACACCGACCGGTTCCCGCAGGATGCGATCGCCGCTCACCGCCTTGCCCGCGGGCTCTTGCAGCGGCCGCCGCCGCGGGGTGCGCTGCCGCCAGAGCTGACGATCACCGAAGACTGCGAGCACCACTTGAAGCGGGTCGACAAGGCCGCTTTCGTCGCCAAGATCCTCGGCGAGACGGGAGTGCTCGACGCGGCCGGCGAAGTACAGCAGGGAGACTGGACGTCGGTCATAGGGGTACTGCGAAGTCGACGAGGAACTCCGGACCCGACCGATCGGCATGAACAACGCCACTGAATTGCGACCACCAGTCTCGGTTTCGTCCGTACCAGTCCAACGTTGCCTCCAAGCCGGCGCCGAGTCCCGTAGCGGGGCGCCAGCCGAGGAACTTCTCCAACCGGGCTGCCGAGGCGACGAGGCTGGGGCCCCTTCCACCATCACTTTCGTCGATCGTACGGTAACGAGAACCCGGAATCCTGGTGGCAATGTGGTCCACAACCTCTTCCAGCTTCACGCCACAACCAGTCGAAACGTTGTAATAATCTTCCGGCAGCCCAGCTTCCACCAGGCCGAGGATCGCAGATACCGCATCGGCAACGTAGAGGAAGTCTCGCAAGCGACCCGTGGTGACGTACGATTCGACGTTGGAGTACGACTGGGCGATAATACGCGGAATGATACGATCCGGCGACTGCCA belongs to Amycolatopsis tolypomycina and includes:
- a CDS encoding alpha/beta hydrolase family protein, producing MSELIEGVAAGVPFVAAAPADPAAPAALLAGWHLMDEPSSEQAMAAAVPMAGLQAWRVYLGLPLSGARLPDGGPEEVFRRASEDAVLNIFEPVTAQAADEFPAALAELRDRLPGATGPLGVFGGSAGAIVALEVLARGDAAIAAAAVASPVVQLAPMIAANERRFGVTYSWTERSRAVAARHDYVDRAAELTAPLLLVTGADDDIAVREPAAALHAKVGGELVTVEGMAHDFPPGSAGAAGVDAAFSAWFSRRWRG
- a CDS encoding branched-chain amino acid ABC transporter substrate-binding protein, with the protein product MRFGRVLALAAATSLALAGCAGGGSSSNSGDGSTLKIGFMGDLTGENSGIVIPPNNGAKLAIDEYNATNPKVKLELKNYDSQGKPDQATSLITTAIGSDKITALIGPAFSGESKAIGGQLEQNKVPSVSPSATNPGLAKNNWSYWHRVVANDDDQGPAIANFLITAKSPKKAFVISDDQEYSVGLADAFEKTFKEKGVTVERDKFPKDAPDYSSTVQKVKAANPDIITFGGYYAQGGPLLKQLRDGGVKAIFATGDGSLDPQLVSAAGAPAAEGAVIGCPCNIPDAGTTDEFATKYKAKFNVAPAIYATEGYDAATAIINAVKAGNTTGETINNFLKTVDFKGVSKQIKFKANGEPETAAINVYQVVGGVIKNLGASTEAKITG
- a CDS encoding branched-chain amino acid ABC transporter permease, with amino-acid sequence MLQTLQDQFLGSTIGGLVLGSIYALVALGYTMVYGVLRLINFAHSEIFMIGTMTSLFILASIATSGNIVVGLGAMILLLLALMLASAVVSGGSAVVLEQVAYRPLRKRGSSKLAALISAIGASIFLQELFALIIIPEVFGKSGRVPQNAPRFVDRDTLFPVGNAVVRTDQVLVFIGAILVMVVLDQLVRRTRIGRGIRATAQDPEAAVLMGVSIDRIVRITFLLGGAMAGVASALYLMELENTGYRVGFVLGIKAFTAAVLGGIGNLRGALLGGIVLGLVENWSAIFLGSEWKDVTAFVVLVLVLMFRPTGILGESLQRARA
- a CDS encoding branched-chain amino acid ABC transporter permease → MKGDGVTTQENTRRSFQPVNGAREWWQHAPMWQRYLVYIALIVFALILPAPWIGSFMSPASDWTSVLIFPIGTYILLAIGLNIVVGLAGMLDLGFVAFFAIGAYTVAIFGTKFGWNVWPTILVGIVLAAVSGVILGAPTLRLRGDYLAIVTLGFGEIVRIVAQNTDGIGGARGITNIPHPSPIFGMEFLLDPAPYYYLILVAIVLVIVFSVRLQKSRVGRAWAAIREDEDAAELMGVPTFKFKLLAFAIGAMIGGFAGGIYASKAVFIAPDNFPFILSATILAAVVLGGAGNLPGVILGAFLVAWIPERLRSVEWLKHLLGDRDPAEFRILLFGAVLVLMMALRPEGILPSRQRKAELREGTGGMGSLGGEVAGPGTEAPAEVAK
- a CDS encoding ABC transporter ATP-binding protein, which gives rise to MSPLLEFDNITMRFGGVTALREVNVSINEGEIFALIGPNGAGKTTVFNVVTGVYQPTEGQVRFDGDRIDGMKRFQVTKRGIARTFQNIRLFHNMSAIENVMVGADAHHKTGAIGAVLGLPWHRKEEKRGRERARELLDFVGIGKVEHETAKNLSYGDQRRLEIARALATDPKLLLLDEPAAGMNPAEKNALQTLIRKIRDDGRTVLLIEHDMGLVMHISDRLAVLDFGQKIAEGLPQEVQTNQKVIEAYLGVAEDAS
- a CDS encoding ABC transporter ATP-binding protein is translated as MLLDVQDINVHYGKIAALKGMSIQVDEGEIVSLIGANGAGKTTTLKTISGLRPLTSGKILFNGQDISKTPGHKRVLLGIGQSPEGRGVFPGMTVQENLLMGAYTRKDDLTADLDEVYELFPRLNERRTQFGGTMSGGEQQMIAIGRALMTKPKVLLLDEPSMGLAPMLIAQIFDIIREINKRGTTVLLVEQNAQQALKLSDRAYVLETGQVVKSARGADLLDDPQVRAAYLGGDLGV
- a CDS encoding DUF4352 domain-containing protein, translating into MTQVRLLPVVVVLALAAGCQTAQPSTPAAPTTYELPPRQVRPDETALKLPPAKNGDTEFTLIGLAAGLPSITGSHTEFAAKGQFVRLRLVVTNTGTSSVLFDTGRQLLVDDQGVAHPPEEQAVIIKRQPRQFDLGHGVRVEFDLYWDIPKDRKPVTLRAFGGPSITDMKNLTGTDIKL
- a CDS encoding ANTAR domain-containing response regulator translates to MTDQATEASVPQRRVLVAEDEALIRLDLVEMLREEGYEVVGEAGDGEQAISLATDLKPDLVILDVKMPKLDGIEAAAKITGDRIAPVVILTAFSQRDLVERARDAGTMAYLVKPFAKRDLVPAIELAVSRFSELQALEAEVAGLTDRLETRKVIDRAKGLLMSRQGLTEPDAFRWIQRTAMDRRTTMKAVAEAVVESIGS